GTTCAAGCGGCAGCGTAGAGGTCTCGATGGCCAGCGGGACCGCATCGGCGGTGCGCAGGCGGCGCAGGCGCAGCACCTCGCTCGAGGGACTCACGCCCAGGTTCATGGCCTCCTGCGGACTGGGACGGGTGCGTTCGAGCGACAGCACCCGTCCGCCCGGCGTGAGTCCCCTCGAGCGCATGTCCTCGGAGAAGCCGGTGAGCGCCGAGAGCGGCTGAACGATGCGGCGCGGAGCCACAAACGTACCCGAGCCCTGACGCCGGATCAAATACCCCTGTTCCTCGAGGAGGCGCAGGGCCTGGCGCACGGTGACCCGTGAGACCCCGAGCATTGCGGCGAGGTCGCGCTCGCCGGGGAGAGCGCTGCCCTGAGGAAAGGTGTTTTGCTGGATCAGCCGCTGTAGCCCCTGTGAGACCTGCAGGTACATCGGGGCGGAACTCGAGCTGTCGAGTACCGTCTGGAAGTTTTCCAGTTGCTGCGGCGTCATAAGTACCAATAACATACCACTTCACCCCGACAAACCCAACGTCTTGCGTTTGTCAGCAGATTGGTCCTATAGTGGTATTCACAAAACAAGCGCTTGGTTAACGGAGGTAAGGACTATGAAAAAAGGCGCAATGCTGGTTACGGCTACCCTGCTGCTTGCAGGCGCAGCCTACGCCGCCCCCAAAAAAGTGGACGGCTACGCCTCGCTGGGCGTGGTCGCCGGCAAGCCGGGCGGCACCTACACCCTGGCCTTGGGCGACAGCCCCCAGAGCTTCATGTACTACGGCGTGATCGACTCGAACCTGCAGACCCTGGCGCAGCAGATGTTCGACGGCCTGGTCGAGTACAACTACAAGACCTACCGGATCGAGCCCGCCCTGGCCGAGTCGTGGACCGTCTCGTCCGACGGCAAGGTCTACACCTTCAAACTGCGTCAGGGCGTAAAGTGGCACGACGGCGAAGAGTTCACCGCCGACGACGTGGTCTTTACCTTCGAACAGATCGTGATGAACCCCGAGGCCCGTGCCGGCGACGCCGCCAACTTCGAGATCGGCGGCAAGAAGGTGCAGTTCGACAAGGTCGACAAGTACACCGTGCGGGTCACGCTGGCCAAGGCCGCCCCGGCCTTCTTGCAGCAGATGCGCACCTTCATCATGCCGCGCCACAAGCTCGCCAAGTTCACCCCCGCAGGCGGCGGCAAGCCGGCCGACATCAACTCGGCCTGGCCCACCAACGGCAACCTCAAGGACGTCGTCGGCACGGGCCCGTTCAAGCTGGCCTCGTACTCCACCGGACAGAAGGTCAGCCTGGTCAAGAACCCCGACTACTGGAAGGTCGACGCCAAGGGCACCAAGCTGCCCTACCTCGACCGCCTCGAGTTCCTGATCATCCGTGACCCGCAGGCCCAAGTCGCCCAGTTCCTGGCCAAGAACCTCGACGCCATCAACATCAACGGCGCGCAGTTCCCGGACCTCAAGCAGAAAGAAGTCGCCGGCGCACCCTTCAAGGTCGTGCGCAGCGAGGCGCTGTTCGGCTCGCCGCCGCACCTGGCCTTCAACTTCGACGCCAAGGACCCCGGGCTGAAGAAGGCCTTTTCCAGCGTCGCCTTCCGTCAGGCCATGCAGAAGGCCGTGAACCGCGAGCGCATCATCGAAACCGTTTACAACGGCCTCGCAACCCTGCCCGGCACCCCCATGCCGCCCACCTCGAGCTTCTACATCAACACCCAGAAGTACATGGACAAGTTCGACCTCAAGGCGGCGGGCGAGGCGCTGGACAAGCTCGGCTACAAGGACACCAACGGCAACGGTGTGCGCAACATCCCCGGCGGCGGCGAACTCGAGTTCGCGCTGACCTACGGCACCGACTCGAGCGTGTGGCCGCCCATCGCGACCATCATCCAAGACGACTTCAAGAAGATCGGCGTCAAGGTCAACCTCAAGGGCATCCAGTCGAGCACCCTGCTGTCCACCGGTCTCAGCGGCAACTTCGAGGCGCTGCTGCTCGCCTTCGGCGACCAGCCGGACCCCGAGCTGCGCAAGCCGATCTGGCAGCCGGGCGGCGCGCTGTACTACTGGCACCGCTCCACCCAGCCCGAGAAGCCCGGCGGCGAACCCAACAAGAAGGCCATGGCCACCTGGGAGCGTCAGGTGTACGACCTGCTGGAAAAAGGCTCGACCACCGTGGACGCCGCCAAGCGCAAAGCCCTGTACAACCAGTGGCAGGTCGCCAACGCCAAGAACCTCCCGGTGATCATGATCGCCAAGCCTGCCAACATCGCTGCCGTCTCTAACGAATACGGCAACTTCATCTACACCCTCGGCGTCATCCCCGGCTACAACCCGGTCCCGCTGATCTACAAGAAGTAATCCCCCGGGCAGCCCGCATCTGCATGTGCGGGCTGCCTTGTTACTCCTCGAGGGGAGCCTATGCTCGTTTTTCTCGTCCGGCGCGTGCTCACGATGATCCCCACGCTGTTTTTGATCTCCATCGTGTGTTTCGTGCTGATCAAGCTGCAACCCGGCGACTACATCACCCAGTTCCTCGACGACCCCCGCATCGGACCCGAGACCATCGCGGCCATCACCCGGCAGCTCGGTCTGGACCAGCCCGCCTACGTGCAGTACCTCAAGTGGCTGGGCGGCGTGGTCACCGAGGGCGACTTCGGCTTCTCGTTCCTCAACAACCGCCCCGTAGCCAGCTTGATCTATGAACGTCTGGGCTGGACCGTCGCGGTCGCCGGACTCACCATCGTGTTCAGCTGGCTGATCGCCATTCCGCTGGGCATCTACACCGCGCTTAACCGCTACGGCTGGGCCGCCAACATCGCCAACTTCATCGGCTACATCGGCCTGGCCACCCCGGACTTTCTGGTGGCCCTGCTGTTGATCTCGCTGACTCTCAATATGGGCGGCACCAACGTCGGTGGCCTGTTCAGCCCGCAGTACATCGATCAGCCCTGGAGCCTCGCCAAGTTCTGGGACATGCTGGGCCACCTGTGGATTCCGCTGATCGCCATCGGCCTCGAGGGTGTGGCGGGCCTGATGCGCCAGATGCGCGCCAACCTGCTCGACGTGCTCAACCAGGATTACGTGCGCACCGCCCGCTCCAAGGGTCTGCGCGAGCGCACGGTGATCTGGCGTCACGCGGTACGCAACGCCATCAACCCCTTGATCACCACGGCGGGTCTGAGCCTGCCGCAATTGATCAGCGGTACGATCATCGTTTCGATCATCCTGAACCTGCCGACCATCGGTCCTTTCCTGTACGACTCCCTGCTCAACAAGGACCAGTACGTCGTCATGACCCTGCTGATGTTCTCCAGCCTGCTGTTGATGGTGGGCAACCTGCTCGCCGACCTGGCCCTGGCCTGGACGGACCCAAGGATTAGGTTCGAATGACCCGCGCTCAAACGCTCAAAACCGCCCCCAAGAAGGCCCAGGACACCAGCCCGCTCGCCCTGGCGTGGCGCCGCTTCCGGCGCTCCAAGATCGGGGTCTTAAGCGGCTGGGTGCTGGTCGTGATGTATCTGGTGGCCCTGCTGGCCGGTTTCCTGGCACCGTATAACATCACCGCGCAGCACTACGACTACCCGTATCAGCCGCCGCAGCGCGTGCACATCATGCACGAAGGCAAGCTGATGCGCCCGTTCGTGTACGCGGTGAAAAAAGAGCGCGACCCGGTCACGTACATCTCGAGCTACGTCGAGGACAAGACCCAGCCGCTGCCGATCCGCTGGTTCGTGCGCGGCGAGGAGTACAGCTTCCTCGGCATCAAGACCGACCTGCACCTGTTCGGGGTCGAGGGCGGGTACTTCTTCCCGATCGGTACCGACAAGTTCGGCCGCGACCTGCTCTCGCGCATGCTGGTGGGCTCGCAGGTCTCGCTGACCGTGGGCATCATCGGCATCCTGATCTCGTTTTCCATCGGCATCGTGGTGGGCGGCATCTCGGGCTACTACGGCGGCGTGATCGACACGCTGATCCAGCGTTTCATCGAGGTGCTGCTGTCCTTCCCGCGCCTGCCGATCCTGCTGGCCCTCTCGGTGATCATTCCTCCCAGCTGGCCTTCGACCTACGTGTACCTGGGCATCGTGGCCGTACTCGCCCTGATCGGCTGGGCAGGCCTCGCCCGCGTGGTGCGCGGTCAGGTCATGGGGGCCCGCAACATCGACTACGTCTCGGCAGCGCGGGCCCTGGGTGCAGCCGACATGCGCATCGTGCTGCGCCACATCATGCCCAACCTCTCGTCTTACCTGGTGGTGACCGCCACGCTGGCCCTGCCCGGCTACATCCTGGGCGAGAGCGCGCTGTCCTTCCTGGGCCTGGGCATCAAAGAACCCATGACCTCGTGGGGCCTGCTGCTCAAGGATGCCCAGAACTTTGAGACGCTCAACCTGTACCCCTGGCTGCTGATTCCCGGCATCATGATCGTCATCTCGGTGCTGGCCTTCAACTTCTTTGGCGACGCTCTGCGCGACGCTGCCGACACCCAGAGCCGCTGACCCTACGGAGGTTTTCATGAAACGCATTGCCCTGACCGCTGCCCTGCTGAGCCTCGCCGCCCCCGCCCTGGCACAGACCAACGTGCCCGAGTCGCTGTTCCAGACCGTGGGCAAGCGCGGCGGCACCCTGACCCTGCCGCTGGGAGCCAGCCCCCAGAGCTTCAACTACTACGCGGTGCTGGACAACAACGCCTACACCGTGCTGAACAACGTCTTCGACCGCCTGATCACGCTTGACCCGTACTCGAACGAGCTGTTTCCGCAGCTGGCCGAGTCGTGGAAGTTCTCGGCGGACGGCAAGAGCGTCACCCTCAAGCTGCGCAAGGGCGTGAAGTGGTCGGACGGCAAGCCCTTTACCGCCGACGACGTGATCTTCACGTTGGTCGACCTCGCCTCGAACACCGGCCTGCGCGCCAACCAGGCGGCGGTCTTTACCATCGGCGGCCAGCCGCTGAAGTTCCAGAAGGTCGATGACCTGACGGTCAAGGTCACCGCGCCCAAGCCCTACGGCGCCATGCTGCAGGCCCTGACCTTCACCCCGATCCTGCCCAAGCACAAGCTCGAGAAATTCAGCCCGCTCAAGAACCCGGACGCCTTCACCAAGGCCTGGGCCACCAACGTGGACCTCGACGACGTGGTGGGTACCGGCCCTTTCAAGCTGGCCAGCTACAGCGTGGACCAGAAGGTGACGCTGGTGCGCAACCCGCACTCGTGGCGCGTGGACCCCAAAGGCCAGCAGCTGCCCTACATGGACCGCCTCGAGTACCTGATCATCAAGAACCCCGACGCGCAGATCGCGCAGTTCCGCGCGGGCCAGCTTGACTCGGCCCCGATCACCGGCGCGCAGTACCCGGACCTCAAGCGCCAGGAGGTCGCCGGCGCTCCTTTCAAGGTGCTGCGCGGAGTGGGCCTGAACAACCCGCCGCTGCACTGGGGCTTTAACTTCGACACCAAGGACCCCGAGCTGAAGAAGGCCTTCTCGAACGTCGCCTTCCGCCGTGCCATGCAGATGGCTGTGAACCGCGAGCGCATCATCGACACGGTCTTCAACGGTCTGGCCGGCCTGCCCGGTCACGGCACCGCCCCGATCAGCGAGTGGTACCTGAACACCAAGGCCTCGCTGGGCAAGTTTGACCTCAAGGGTGCGGCCGCCGCGCTCGACAAGCTCGGCTACAAGGACACCAACGGCAACGGCGTGCGCAACCTGTCGCCCCGGCGCGAGCTCGAGTTCACCCTGACCTATGCGGCGGACTCCTCGACCATCCCGGCAACTGCCACCATCATCCAGAACGACCTCAAGAGCATCGGCGTCAAGGTGAACTTGCAGGGCATCCAGTCGAGCACCGTGCTGCCCACCGCGCTCGGCGGCAACTTCGAGAGCATCCTGCTGGCCTTCGGCGATCAGCCCGACCCGCAGCTGCGCAAGGACATCTGGCAGCCGGGCGGCGCGCTGAACTACTGGCACCCTGCCGTGCGTCCGGAAAAAGAGGGCGGCACCCCGGTGTTCTCGGCCATGCAGCCCTGGGAAAAAGAGATCTACGACATCTTCGCCAAGGCCGAAACCCTGGCCGACCAGAAGGCCCGCAAGAACCTGTACGACCGCTGGCAGCGCCTGTTCGCCCAGAACCTGCCGGTGATCATGCTGGTCAAGCCGGACTCGGTCGCGGTGAACCACGCGCGCCTGGGCAACTACTTCGTCAAGGACAACCGCATTCTGTACAGCAACTTCACGGTGTTTGAGAAGTAAATCCGGGTAAAGGATTCAGGACTTGGGCAAAAGTATGGGGAGCATCCCTGTGGCTTCGGTCCCAAGTCCTTTTCCTTGCCCTCACTCATCGATCGGAGGTTTTGCATGCGCAAGTTCTGGCTGCTCCTGACCGCTACTTTAAGCCTCTCCCCTGCCCTGGCGCAAAGCGCGGCCGCCCCCTCGAGGCCCGAGGTGCGCAACCCCGCTCCGGGTGAACTGCGCGGCCTGTGGGTGGACGCTTTCGGTCCGGGTCTGCGCACTCCGCAAGAGATTGACCGTCTGGTGGCCGACGCGCGCGCCATGGGCGTGAACGTCCTGTTCGCCCAGGTCGGGCGGCGCGGCGACTGTTACTGCAACAACGCGGCGATGCCGCGCACCGAGGACCCCGCGGTTCCGGCCGGTTTTGACCCGCTGCAGGACCTGATCACCAAAGCGCACGCGCAGGGCATTCAGGTGCACGCCTGGATCATCACCACCGCCATCTGGAACCGCCTCGAGGCCCCCAAGGATCCGGCGCACGTGTTCAACACGCACGGTCCCAGCGCCCAGGGCAGCGACAACTGGCTGATGGTCCGCCACGACGGAGCCACCCGGGGCGGAGCCGACTACTACCTCGACCCCGGGCACCCGCAGGCGGCCGCGTACATCCGTGAGATGTACCTGTCGGTGGTGCGCAACTACGACGTGGACGGCATTCAGTTTGACCGGGTGCGCTACCCGGACCAGAACGAACCGGCCGGACAGGCCAGTTGGGGCTACAACCCGGTGGCCCTCGAGCGCTACCGCGCCGAGACCGGAGCCAGCGGCATCCCGGCCCCGAACGACGAGCGCTGGAAGGCCTGGCGCCGCCAGCAGGTCACCCACCTGGTGCGCTCGGTGTACCTCGAGGCCAAGGCCCTCAAGCCCAACTTGTGGGTGAGTGCCGCCACCATCACCTACGGCGAGGGCCCGGCGACCCTGCGCGACTTCCGCACCAAAACCCGCACCTACAACGAGGTGCTGCAGGACTGGGAGAGCTGGACCCGTCTGGGCTACTTGGACCTGAACGTGATGATGAACTACAAGCGCGACTTCGTGCCCGCCCAGGCCAGCTGGTTTGACCAGTGGAACGCCTTCGGACGCCTTGCGCGCGGTCCGCGTTACGTGGTCTCGGGAGCCGCCATCTACCTCAACGACCAGGCCTCGAGCGTAAACCAGGCGCGCAAGGCCCAGGAGGCGGGCCTAGACGGCTGGGCCGGTTACTCGTACCGCACCCCCGACGCCGACGTGAACGCCCAGAAGCGCACGTACCTCGAGGTGCTGCCCGAACTGGCGGGCAAGCTCACCGGTCCGGGCGCGCCGTTCGCGCAGACGGCGAGCTGGGGTCAGCCCTCGCGGGGCCTGCACGCCATCCGGGGCCGCGTGACCGCTCAGCGCGGC
The Deinobacterium chartae DNA segment above includes these coding regions:
- a CDS encoding GntR family transcriptional regulator → MTPQQLENFQTVLDSSSSAPMYLQVSQGLQRLIQQNTFPQGSALPGERDLAAMLGVSRVTVRQALRLLEEQGYLIRRQGSGTFVAPRRIVQPLSALTGFSEDMRSRGLTPGGRVLSLERTRPSPQEAMNLGVSPSSEVLRLRRLRTADAVPLAIETSTLPLELVGPLTIPEVENRSLYSRLRERGLEPDRALQHLRATAADLEAAELLDVEIGSALLATERVTWAASGRTLEYARSLYRGDRYDFIVQLTH
- a CDS encoding ABC transporter substrate-binding protein — encoded protein: MKKGAMLVTATLLLAGAAYAAPKKVDGYASLGVVAGKPGGTYTLALGDSPQSFMYYGVIDSNLQTLAQQMFDGLVEYNYKTYRIEPALAESWTVSSDGKVYTFKLRQGVKWHDGEEFTADDVVFTFEQIVMNPEARAGDAANFEIGGKKVQFDKVDKYTVRVTLAKAAPAFLQQMRTFIMPRHKLAKFTPAGGGKPADINSAWPTNGNLKDVVGTGPFKLASYSTGQKVSLVKNPDYWKVDAKGTKLPYLDRLEFLIIRDPQAQVAQFLAKNLDAININGAQFPDLKQKEVAGAPFKVVRSEALFGSPPHLAFNFDAKDPGLKKAFSSVAFRQAMQKAVNRERIIETVYNGLATLPGTPMPPTSSFYINTQKYMDKFDLKAAGEALDKLGYKDTNGNGVRNIPGGGELEFALTYGTDSSVWPPIATIIQDDFKKIGVKVNLKGIQSSTLLSTGLSGNFEALLLAFGDQPDPELRKPIWQPGGALYYWHRSTQPEKPGGEPNKKAMATWERQVYDLLEKGSTTVDAAKRKALYNQWQVANAKNLPVIMIAKPANIAAVSNEYGNFIYTLGVIPGYNPVPLIYKK
- a CDS encoding ABC transporter permease, which produces MTRAQTLKTAPKKAQDTSPLALAWRRFRRSKIGVLSGWVLVVMYLVALLAGFLAPYNITAQHYDYPYQPPQRVHIMHEGKLMRPFVYAVKKERDPVTYISSYVEDKTQPLPIRWFVRGEEYSFLGIKTDLHLFGVEGGYFFPIGTDKFGRDLLSRMLVGSQVSLTVGIIGILISFSIGIVVGGISGYYGGVIDTLIQRFIEVLLSFPRLPILLALSVIIPPSWPSTYVYLGIVAVLALIGWAGLARVVRGQVMGARNIDYVSAARALGAADMRIVLRHIMPNLSSYLVVTATLALPGYILGESALSFLGLGIKEPMTSWGLLLKDAQNFETLNLYPWLLIPGIMIVISVLAFNFFGDALRDAADTQSR
- a CDS encoding ABC transporter substrate-binding protein; the encoded protein is MKRIALTAALLSLAAPALAQTNVPESLFQTVGKRGGTLTLPLGASPQSFNYYAVLDNNAYTVLNNVFDRLITLDPYSNELFPQLAESWKFSADGKSVTLKLRKGVKWSDGKPFTADDVIFTLVDLASNTGLRANQAAVFTIGGQPLKFQKVDDLTVKVTAPKPYGAMLQALTFTPILPKHKLEKFSPLKNPDAFTKAWATNVDLDDVVGTGPFKLASYSVDQKVTLVRNPHSWRVDPKGQQLPYMDRLEYLIIKNPDAQIAQFRAGQLDSAPITGAQYPDLKRQEVAGAPFKVLRGVGLNNPPLHWGFNFDTKDPELKKAFSNVAFRRAMQMAVNRERIIDTVFNGLAGLPGHGTAPISEWYLNTKASLGKFDLKGAAAALDKLGYKDTNGNGVRNLSPRRELEFTLTYAADSSTIPATATIIQNDLKSIGVKVNLQGIQSSTVLPTALGGNFESILLAFGDQPDPQLRKDIWQPGGALNYWHPAVRPEKEGGTPVFSAMQPWEKEIYDIFAKAETLADQKARKNLYDRWQRLFAQNLPVIMLVKPDSVAVNHARLGNYFVKDNRILYSNFTVFEK
- a CDS encoding ABC transporter permease; the protein is MLVFLVRRVLTMIPTLFLISIVCFVLIKLQPGDYITQFLDDPRIGPETIAAITRQLGLDQPAYVQYLKWLGGVVTEGDFGFSFLNNRPVASLIYERLGWTVAVAGLTIVFSWLIAIPLGIYTALNRYGWAANIANFIGYIGLATPDFLVALLLISLTLNMGGTNVGGLFSPQYIDQPWSLAKFWDMLGHLWIPLIAIGLEGVAGLMRQMRANLLDVLNQDYVRTARSKGLRERTVIWRHAVRNAINPLITTAGLSLPQLISGTIIVSIILNLPTIGPFLYDSLLNKDQYVVMTLLMFSSLLLMVGNLLADLALAWTDPRIRFE
- a CDS encoding glycoside hydrolase family 10 protein, whose translation is MRKFWLLLTATLSLSPALAQSAAAPSRPEVRNPAPGELRGLWVDAFGPGLRTPQEIDRLVADARAMGVNVLFAQVGRRGDCYCNNAAMPRTEDPAVPAGFDPLQDLITKAHAQGIQVHAWIITTAIWNRLEAPKDPAHVFNTHGPSAQGSDNWLMVRHDGATRGGADYYLDPGHPQAAAYIREMYLSVVRNYDVDGIQFDRVRYPDQNEPAGQASWGYNPVALERYRAETGASGIPAPNDERWKAWRRQQVTHLVRSVYLEAKALKPNLWVSAATITYGEGPATLRDFRTKTRTYNEVLQDWESWTRLGYLDLNVMMNYKRDFVPAQASWFDQWNAFGRLARGPRYVVSGAAIYLNDQASSVNQARKAQEAGLDGWAGYSYRTPDADVNAQKRTYLEVLPELAGKLTGPGAPFAQTASWGQPSRGLHAIRGRVTAQRGPLGGRSVELWTGGRLFARTQTDGEGRYGFVIFPLGEVELRTEGAAPLRLTPALGRVNDAPELSIP